In Listeria monocytogenes, the following proteins share a genomic window:
- a CDS encoding SDR family oxidoreductase: MKILVFGGTRFFGKKLVERLISEGHDVTIGTRGKTEDHFGDAVKRVVLNRESRDALFQLAKEEWDVIYDNICFSPKEALYAVDAFKGKVKRYIYTSSLSVYSQKGRALVEDDFNPEHYEIVIGDKEDFDYGEGKRLAEAVFFQKASFPVVAVRFPIVLGLDDYTKRLHFHIEHIKNHQEIGISNGQAEIGFITSDEAAQFLAWVGVESDVTGPINAASNGTYALNGFIKMLEAKTGELALVEEVTDDADDSPFGIEKTYYLDNTKATEAGFVFKELKEWLPALVTDILKEN, from the coding sequence GTGAAGATTTTAGTATTCGGTGGTACACGTTTTTTTGGAAAGAAATTAGTGGAAAGACTTATTTCAGAAGGACACGATGTCACGATCGGCACAAGAGGTAAAACAGAAGATCATTTTGGTGATGCTGTTAAACGAGTAGTGTTAAATCGCGAATCACGAGATGCTTTATTCCAATTAGCAAAAGAAGAATGGGACGTTATTTACGATAATATTTGTTTCTCGCCAAAAGAAGCGCTTTATGCCGTGGATGCATTTAAAGGCAAAGTAAAACGATACATATATACTTCCTCGCTTTCTGTTTATAGTCAAAAAGGACGGGCTCTAGTGGAAGATGATTTTAATCCGGAACATTATGAAATCGTTATTGGTGATAAAGAAGATTTTGATTACGGTGAAGGGAAGCGACTTGCAGAAGCAGTGTTTTTCCAAAAAGCTTCTTTTCCGGTTGTAGCTGTTCGTTTTCCAATAGTTCTTGGGCTGGACGATTACACCAAACGGCTTCATTTTCATATCGAGCATATAAAAAATCATCAAGAAATTGGGATTAGTAATGGGCAAGCAGAGATTGGCTTTATTACTTCGGATGAAGCGGCGCAATTTTTAGCGTGGGTTGGTGTAGAATCTGATGTGACTGGGCCAATAAACGCTGCTTCTAATGGCACCTATGCGCTGAATGGTTTCATCAAAATGTTGGAAGCAAAAACAGGAGAGCTAGCACTTGTTGAGGAAGTGACAGATGACGCTGATGATTCCCCGTTTGGGATTGAAAAAACCTATTATTTAGATAATACGAAAGCGACAGAAGCGGGCTTTGTTTTTAAAGAGTTAAAAGAATGGTTACCAGCTTTAGTGACAGATATTTTAAAAGAAAATTAA
- the virR gene encoding two-component system response regulator VirR — MVKVYIVEDDEVIRDTIRKHLSKWGFEIGVVEDFNNILQEFLAFEPQLVILDVNLPFFDGFYWCNQIREVSNVPIIFLSSRNSRMDQIMGMNMGADYYIEKPVDLDVLMARINALLRRTYSYADLEEANVMEHNNVFLHIDTNTLTHLEDKIELTKNEFLILYELMKQKGSIVSRDEIMRALWEDESFVDDNTLTVNVVRIRKKLAEIGLDEFIKTKKGQGYMIE; from the coding sequence ATGGTAAAGGTATATATCGTAGAAGATGATGAAGTAATTCGTGATACAATCCGAAAACATTTAAGTAAATGGGGATTTGAAATTGGGGTAGTAGAGGATTTTAATAATATTTTACAAGAGTTTTTAGCTTTCGAACCTCAATTAGTTATTTTAGATGTCAATCTTCCTTTCTTTGATGGTTTTTATTGGTGTAATCAAATTCGCGAAGTCTCGAATGTACCAATTATCTTTTTATCATCGCGTAATTCACGTATGGATCAAATTATGGGGATGAATATGGGTGCAGATTATTATATAGAAAAACCGGTTGATTTAGATGTCTTAATGGCGAGAATTAATGCCCTTTTAAGAAGAACCTATTCTTATGCTGATTTAGAAGAAGCGAACGTAATGGAACATAACAATGTCTTCCTTCACATCGACACGAATACACTTACGCATTTAGAAGATAAAATTGAGCTAACAAAAAATGAATTTTTGATCTTATATGAATTAATGAAACAAAAAGGTAGCATTGTAAGCCGTGATGAAATTATGCGTGCACTTTGGGAAGATGAAAGTTTTGTGGATGATAACACGCTGACGGTTAACGTTGTACGAATTCGTAAAAAACTAGCAGAAATTGGTTTAGACGAATTTATCAAAACGAAAAAAGGCCAAGGATATATGATTGAATGA